The Impatiens glandulifera chromosome 8, dImpGla2.1, whole genome shotgun sequence genome includes a window with the following:
- the LOC124913024 gene encoding fructose-bisphosphate aldolase 3, cytoplasmic-like codes for MSCYKGKYHDELCANAAYIGSPGKGILAADESTGTIGKRLASINVENNESNRRIFRELLFTAPDTLQYLSGIILFEETLYQKTAAGKLFVDVMKEGGVLPGIKVDKGTIELKGTNGETTTQGLDDLAQRCKKYYEAGARFAKWRAVLSIGPNEPSQLSMNENANGLARYAIICQENGLVPIVEPEILVDGKHDIDRCADVTERVLAVVYKALSDHHVCLEGTLLKPNMVTPGSEAPRVSPDVIAEYTVRALQRTMPPAVPAVVFLSGGQSEEEATVNLNAMNKLAVKKPWTLTFSFGRALQQSTIKAWAGKEENIAKGQQALLTRCKANSEATLGKYQGGTGLVEGAFESLHVKDYKY; via the exons ATGTCTTGCTACAAGGGAAAATACCATG ACGAGCTTTGTGCCAATGCCGCCTATATCGGCAGCCCGGGCAAGGGAATCTTAGCCGCCGACGAATCAACCGGGACGATTGGGAAACGCCTCGCGAGTATAAACGTCGAGAACAATGAATCAAATAGAAGAATTTTTCGAGAACTTCTCTTCACCGCCCCCGATACTCTTCAATACCTTAGCGGAATCATCCTTTTCGAGGAAACGTTATACCAAAAAACCGCGGCGGGTAAACTTTTCGTGGATGTCATGAAAGAAGGAGGCGTTCTACCCGGAATCAAAGTCGACAAAGGCACGATAGAGCTCAAGGGAACAAATGGAGAGACCACCACTCAGGGTCTCGACGATCTTGCTCAGCGTTGCAAGAAGTATTACGAAGCCGGTGCCAGGTTTGCCAAGTGGCGAGCGGTCCTAAGCATTGGACCGAACGAGCCATCCCAGCTTTCGATGAATGAAAACGCAAATGGTTTGGCTCGTTACGCCATAATCTGTCAGGAGAACGGGCTAGTCCCGATTGTCGAGCCCGAGATACTTGTTGATGGTAAACACGACATCGACAGGTGCGCTGATGTAACCGAGCGGGTGCTAGCCGTGGTTTACAAGGCATTGAGTGATCATCACGTTTGTCTCGAGGGAACCCTCTTGAAGCCGAACATGGTCACCCCCGGTTCTGAGGCCCCTAGGGTTTCGCCCGACGTGATCGCGGAATACACGGTTCGTGCATTGCAGCGAACCATGCCTCCCGCGGTTCCAGCAGTGGTGTTCTTGTCCGGAGGACAGAGTGAGGAGGAAGCGACCGTGAACCTAAACGCGATGAACAAGTTGGCGGTGAAGAAACCTTGGACATTGACATTCTCGTTTGGTAGGGCTCTTCAACAAAGCACGATCAAAGCGTGGGCgggaaaagaagaaaatattgcTAAAGGTCAACAAGCTTTACTCACGAGGTGCAAGGCTAACTCGGAGGCGACCCTCGGAAAATACCAAGGCGGCACCGGGCTTGTCGAAGGTGCTTTCGAGAGTCTACATGTCAAAGACTATAAGTATTAG